The Nitrospira sp. CR1.1 DNA window GTGACAGATTGTGGACGACCCCCTCACCCTCCGCATCGCCATTAAAACTGAGGGTCGGGGCAAAGGGCGCGAATGATAACAGGCAGGTCCGGGAGACCATGCAGCGACGGTGCTGCCGGAGTTCAATACGAACGGGCGTAACCTTATTGTCTTGATCCATGGCGGAGCGGATGATGCGGTCGTCTTCTGGAACTAGCCAAAGTCAGTATACCGCAGGGGGCGGGAGACGCCGAATACTTCTCGTGATTTCGCCGGCCACCGCCCATGAGGTTTGAGGGAGGTACACCGGCGCTCCGGGAATGCAGCCTATCGCCGATAAATCGGCGGCTCGCCGGGGGGACGGCTCTTGAACCGGCGGTGCTGCCAGAAATATTGTTCCGGCACGCGGCGGACAGCCCCTTCGATCAACCGGTTGATGCGGGTGGCATCGTCCATCATTTCGCCGGATGGAAAATGATCCAGGGCTTCCCCCACTTCGATGTCATAACCGGATCCATCGGCTCGCCGGTAGTAAAAGCAGGGGACGACCGCCGCGCCGCTGACCTTCGCCAGGCGGGATGTCGCGGTCAGGGAAGAGGCCGGCACGCCGAAAAACGGGGCAAAGACGCTGCGCTTCGATCCGGCATCGATATCGGGAGCGTACCAGACCACCTGGTTCCTGGCCAACGCGCGCAGGATCCCTCGCATATCCCGATGTTGGATCAACTCCGAATAGTATCGACTCCGGCACCGGTTCGCGACCATATCCGCCACGACATCATTCTGCGGTCGATACACGATGGCCACCGGCTGCTCCATGGCCATGAACCGGCCGGCCAGTTCAGCCGCATGCAAATGCGCCCCGCAGAGCAGGACGCCTCGCCCCCGGCGAAGCGCCTCGCGGATATGCTCCAGCCCCTTGATCGTGCACTCGCAATGCGCCCGCGGATCTTTCGCCCACCAGGCCATCGCGATTTCCAGCACCCCCATTCCCATGGACTCGAACGAGTGCAGGGCGACCCTGTTACGCTCCTCGGACGACTGCTCCGGGAAACACAGTGCCAAATTCACGCGGACGATGTCGCGGCGCTTGGTGAGCAGTCCGTGTAAAATGCGCCCGCACCGGCGGCCGAATGCGAGTTGCAAACGATAGGGAAGCCAGGACAGCAGCCAAAACAGAGCAATGCCCACCCACGTCGGCCAATACACCGGATGATAGACGCTACGTGCCTGATGCCGCTTATGTTTTGCCTGAGTGCTGGACATGGCCAAACGGGTCAGCCATTGTAGGGAAACGGAGCGAGGAGCGCAATCTCGAACGATGCGTGGAAACGGAGGGCGAGGTAGACA harbors:
- the lpxL gene encoding LpxL/LpxP family Kdo(2)-lipid IV(A) lauroyl/palmitoleoyl acyltransferase, producing MSSTQAKHKRHQARSVYHPVYWPTWVGIALFWLLSWLPYRLQLAFGRRCGRILHGLLTKRRDIVRVNLALCFPEQSSEERNRVALHSFESMGMGVLEIAMAWWAKDPRAHCECTIKGLEHIREALRRGRGVLLCGAHLHAAELAGRFMAMEQPVAIVYRPQNDVVADMVANRCRSRYYSELIQHRDMRGILRALARNQVVWYAPDIDAGSKRSVFAPFFGVPASSLTATSRLAKVSGAAVVPCFYYRRADGSGYDIEVGEALDHFPSGEMMDDATRINRLIEGAVRRVPEQYFWQHRRFKSRPPGEPPIYRR